GGGAATGCGAGAGATTCGAGTTGCAATCCGTCTTCTTTCAGGAGATCGGGGATCCCCTTGCGGACCGCGTATCCGATCTTGCCGTCCTGGCGGACCAGGAGCGCTTCGATCGGCTCGACAGCCATTTTTCCGGACACCTCGGCCACCTCGCGTCGACCGATCGCCTTGTTGGCACGATCCAGCTCCGGGGCGTCCGCCAAACGCAGTGGCTGGCGGGTTTCCGGACAGCAGAGAATTTCCAAAAGTCGTTGATCGATCATTGCCCTCGGCGGGCTCCTTCCAGGAAAACACCCACTCGAGCGTACCGTTCCATGCGCGAGTGGACAAGTTCATCGATGGAAACGGAACGCAATGCTCCGAGTTCCTCCAGGAGAGCCACCTTCAGAGAAGCACAAGCGGCCTCCGGCCGCCAGTGAGCACCGCCAGCGGGCTCATCCACCACCCGGTCGATCAATCCCAGCTCCAATAGATCGCGCCCGGTGAGCTTCATGTGGTCGGCGACTTCCTTCGCTTTCAAGCGATCCCCCCAGAGGATCGCCGCGCAACCTTCCGGAGAGATCACGCAATACCAGGAATTTTCGAACATCAGGAGTCGATCTCCGACGCCGATTCCCAGCGCGCCGCCAGAAGCTCCCTCCCCCAGCACGGCCACGATCACCGGAACCTTGAGAAGACTCATCTCCAGGATGTTTTCCGCGATCGCTTGTGCCTGGCCTCGCTCCTCGGCGCCGATCCCAGGAAAGGCTCCCGGAGTATCCACCAGGCAGATCACGGGGCGACCGAAACGTTCGGCAAGCTTCATCACACGCAGGGCCTTGCGATAGCCCTCGGGGTGGGGCATGCCGAAATTGCGATGGATGTTCTCGCGGGTATCCTTGCCCTTCTGATGGGCCACGATGCAAACGGGAATGCCGTCCAAACGCGCGAATCCCGCGACGATGGCGGGATCGTCCGCGTAGGCGCGATCGCCATGGAGTTCGACAAAATCCGTAAACGAGGCCTGGATATGATCCAACGCGTAGGGCCGACCTTGTCGACGAGCGATCTCGACCCGGTTCCACGCGGTCATTTTCTGCTGGGACTTGGCGAGGAGTTGCTCGCGTTTTTTGTCCAATCTGGAGATCTCCGACTCCAGATCCAGCCCGTTTTCCATCGCCAAGGCTCGCATTTCGGCGATTTTCTGATCCAGTGCCAGCACGGGTTGCTCGAAATCGAGGCCGCCCCCCTTGCCCATGGTCATTGCGAACGCTCCGTTGGAAAGTTGTTGTCCAAGGTAATATCCACGAGCACGGGCTCGCCGTCCCGAGGAGTGGGCAGGGCCAAAAAGAGCTTGACCTGCTTGAGCTGACGAAGCTCCGCCAAGGTGCGAGAAATCCGCTCGTCGGTAGGAATCACCAGCGTGCGGGCTTCCAGCGCCTTCAAGGCGGGCATCGGATTGGGCATGGATGCCAACGGCATCACCTCGCCGGATTCGGGCAAGGGTTCATCCTGGAGTGCCAAGAACCCGAGCAGGCGAATCCGCGAAGAGGATTGGAATCTGCGTGCAAGGTCCTGGGAGAGCGGACCGACACCGACCACCAAGGCTCGATGCACCTGGGTCCGTGCCCGACGGGCGTGCAAGAGATGCCGGCCCAGGATGGCCGCGCAGGCAAGGCCCGCCCCGATGATGAAGCTGCCTCTGGAGAAGACGATGGACCTCGCCAGAAAGCCGGTGACCAAAAAGCCGCCGACAGCCGCAGCCAATCCGGTCAGAAAATTGCGGCGCGAGACCGGACCACCCGAGTAGTCCCCCACCAAAAGCATCGCTCCGAGGAACCAGAAGGTGATCACGGGGTGCCAGACCCAATCGGACCGCCCCTCGCCCAGATACGTCCCGCTCTCACGCATCCACAGCCAGACACTCGAGATGGCGAAGAAGGAAAGATTGATGGAAACGAAATCCATGCCCACCCGTCTCCATCGACGCATGGACTGCCCGAAATGTCCCATCGCGGCAAGGAGCCATGCCACCAGGGTCAATCCACCGCCCAGAACAACCCCGACGCCGAAGTTCTTGCGGGCGAAAACCACCATGGCCTGGTAGAAGTTGATCCGGGCCCCCAGTGGACGAGTGGCCGCGCTTTGCCCCTTGTGGTGCACGATGTGCACGGAGCCGTGGTACCAGATTTCCCAACCCGCCCTGGCCACGCGCAGACAAAGATCGAGATCCTCGCCGTAGAGGAAAAAAATCTCGTCGAAACCCTGGACCTCACGGAAGACTTCGGTCCGAATCCATAGGAACGACCCCGAGACCGCTTCCACCGGATAGGTTCCAGCCGGATCCAGATAGGTGAGATTGTACCGACCCAGCGTGTGGCTTCGTGGAAACAGGATGGATAACCCGGAAAGCCTCTGGAAAGTGATCTTGGGTGTTGGGATCGAGCGCCGGCAGGCCAGCTGGAGTTTTCCATCCCCGTCGACAATCCGGCATCCCGCGATCCCCAATTCCGGATTGCGGTCCACGAAGGCCTTCATCTCCCGCAAGGTTTCCGGCAGGACCACCGTATCCGGGTTCAGAAACAGGATCCATTCCGCTCGGGCCAGTGCCGCCCCACGGTTGCACCCGATGGAGAAACCCAAGTTGCGGTCCATTGCCAAAAATTGGACTTCAGGAAATTCCGGCGAAAGGACTTCCACGGTATCGTCTGCGGAAGCATTGTCCACGACGATCACCTCGATGCGAGGCGATCCGTTATCCAGGGAGCGCAAACTCTCCAGGGACTCCCGGAGACGATCTCGGACGTTGTAGGAAACGACAACGACCGAAACATCGACATCACCGGTTCGGATCACCGATTCCGCCCCAAGCGCAAACGCACCACCAACAGGAGCGCTTCCCGGATGATCTTACCGGACATCTTGCTCACACCCGCTCGGCGATCGACGAACACGATGGGGACTTCCGCGAGTTTGAAGCCCTTTTTCCAGACCTTGTAGTTCATTTCGATCTGGAAGCCGTAGCCACCCGCGGCGATGCTGTCGAAATCGACCGATTCCAGCGCTTCGCGACGGAAACACTTGAAACCGGCGGTGCAGTCGGCGATCGGGAGTCCGGAAACGAATTTCGCGTACTTGTTGGCAAACCAGGACAAAAGCAACCGGGACATGGGCCAATTGACGACGTTCACGCCCGTGAGATACCGCGATCCGATGACGAGATCCGCCTTCTCGGACATCTCCAGCATCTCGGGGACGTACTTCGGATCATGGCTGAAATCCGCATCCATCTCGAACACCCGCTCGTAATCGCGAGCCAATGCCCAGCGGAAGCCGGCCACGTAGGCGCTTCCCAGGCCCATCTTGCCCGCACGGCGCATCAGATGGATGCGGGAGGTCTCACGGGTCCTGGCCTCGACGATGTCACCGGTACCATCCGGGGAGCCGTCGTCGACAACCAGCACATGCACGCATTCCGAAAAGCCCATCAGGGTATCCAGAAGTTCCGTGATGTTGTCTTTCTCATTGTACGTGGGAACCACGATCAAGGTCTTGCGAGCGCTCAAAACAGCCTCCAGATATTGCCTTCGAAATCTACTTCCTTGCCGAAGTCGAGCTTGAGCATTAAACTTTGTCCCTCCAACGGTGGCTGTAGCTCAGTTGGTTAGAGCTCCTGATTGTGGTTCAGGAGGTCGTGGGTTCAAGTCCCATCAGCCACCCTCAAAGAAGGCCGCCCGATTCGGGTGGCCTTCTTTCGTTTCACCCCTCCGGGTTGGAGACCAGCTCCGCCTTGATCCGCGAGCGACGGATGATGCCGTAGGTGAAGCCCACCGCACTGTAAATGGCAATCAGGCTGAACAGAAATTCCGGGAACTTCATCATCAGCCCAAGGATGTAGCCGATCACCACGCAAACGATCTGCAGCAGGTTGAACGCTTTGGATTTGCGACTGACCAGTTTGGAGATGTAGAAGCCGGAAATCATCAGGCCTGCTTGGACAATTTGCGTTGCCACCAGAGCCGAAGCGAGGGTTCCGGAAAAGACGCCGCCAGTCCACTCGTAGGCGATCAGGAAGGTAAGCGCGGCAAATCCGCCGGAAAGCGTGGAGGGCATCCCCACGAAGTAGTCCTTCAGACCGGTCTGGGCCACGTTGTAGCGGGCCAAGCGCCAAGCGGCACACAGGACGTAGAAGGAAAGCGCCAAGATCTGGATGGGCACGTTCTGTTCCGCCCACTGGGGAGCGATCGCCCGCAGCCCATGGAAAAAGAGCATCGCCGGAGCCAGCCCGAAGGCGACAAGGTCCGCCAGGGAATCGAATTCCGCACCGAAGGCGCTCGATGCTTTCAGGCGTTTGGCGAAAAATCCATCCAGCTTGTCCAACAGAACCGAATAGACGATGAGCCAGCCAGCCCACTCCAAGGCGGTTTTTTCGCCCCAGAGGAACGACATTTTCTGGGTCCCCAGCGGAGAGAGGACCAACGAAAACGTCCCCATCAAAAAGTTGAGGCTGGTGAAGAAATTCGGAATCGCGTAGCGGATGCGGCTCATGCAGGAGGATGTAGCAATCCGCCGGGTCGACTCAAAGGTTAAGCTGGATCCCGAAACAGACCTGAGCATCCGATCCGATCGCAGGCTATATGATTACGCCGAGGGACCGATCTCCAGCCGGTAGCCCGCCCCTCGAACACTGGTCAAAAGCTGTGGATTGGTCTGGTCGAGTTCCAGCTTCTGGCGCAACCGCATCAGGAAGTTGTCCACCGTGCGGGTGCTGGGAAGGTTGTCGGGCGAATACCCCCAGACCCGTTCCAGCAGATCTTCGCGACGGACCACTTCACCAGGGTGACCGGCGAAATCACGAAGGATTTCGAATTCACGGGTGGAAAGATCGACCGGCTGGCCATCCGCCCAGCAACGGAATTGCTTGAAATCGATCCGGATTCGGCCTTGCCATTCGACGACCTCCACCACCGCAGGTGCGCGCATGGCCTTGCGGCGAAGCAAGTTGCGGATCCGGGCGATGAGCTCCGCCAAGGAAAACGGTTTGGTCACGTAATCGTCCGCGCCCAAGGTGAGTCCGGCCACCTTGGAGGCCTCATCGGAGCGCGCCGTCAGCATCAAGATGGGAAGTTCCGCACGTTGGGAGCGCAGCTCCCGACAGATGTCGAATCCAGACTTCCCCGGAAGCATCAAGTCCAATAGGACGATATCGGGAAGGAAAACAGGGAGGATCCGCATCGCCTCGAGCCCATCGCAGGCCTCTTCCACGGAGAACCCCTCCAGCTCGAGGGTGACCCGCAAGCCCGAGCGAATGGATGCGTCGTCTTCCACGACCAGGATTCTGGCTTCAGGCATCGGTTTCCTCCACCGCCACCAGGCGGATCTCAAATATGGTTCCGTTCCCCTCGCGACTTTCCAAAATCACCTCCCCTCCGTGAAATTCCACGTTGCGCTTGACAATGGCAAGCCCCAGGCCAGTGCCCGAAACGGTCCGGGTCAGTTCCCCTCCACCCCGGAAAAACCGTTCGAACACGCGGGGGTGATCCTCCTCGGGGATCCCTGGTCCGTCGTCGATCACCCGCAGAATGGCCCATTGGTCCTTGCGCCGCACCTCCAGATGGACCTTGCCGCCGGGTTTGCCGTACTTGAACGCGTTGTCCACCAGATTGTCGATGACCGGCCGCAACAGGGATTTGTCGCCCACCACCGTGACAGGCTCGGTCTCGATGCGCCATTCGATGTTCCTTCGATGCGACACCGCGTCGAAGGATGCGCCCGCCTCGCGGGCGAGCACGTCCAGACGCAGAGGTTCGCGCAACTTGGCCGAATGATCCGCCTCGTCGCGGGCGAAAGACAACAGCCCCTCGATCAGGCCCTGGAGTCGTCTGGCCTCGCGCAGAATGGTCGCTCCGAATTCACCGGAGCGCTCGGCCCCTCGGCCCCCCGCCAATAGCTCCGCGTACAGGGCGATGGAAGTCAGAGGGGTCTTCAACTCGTGGGAAATGTTGCCGATGAAATCGGTCTTCATGGTCAGCAGGTCGCGCTGCACACGGATGGATCGGCTCGCCGCGGCCGTGGCGCCGACCAGGACGATCAGGGACAGCCCGAGCAACGCGGAGACAAAAATCGTCCTAAAGCGGGTGGCGGATTCGTGCTGGCGAAGCGACCACACCGCCACCGACCAGGAGGGGAAGCCTCCCGGAACCGCCACCAGTTCGTCGGGAGCCGAAGCCGGAGGCTCGCCCTCCAAGCCCAGGATCTGTCCGGAGGCGTTCTTCATCCCCAGGAACAACTCCCGCTCCGGTCCAGAGGACTTCGAAGCCGGCACCAGCTCCACGTTGAGAAGCCTTTCCTGCAAGGCCCGCTCGGAAAACCGGCCCACCGCCACCACGCCGCGCGGCAGATCCGGGGGCGCCAGCACCAGCCAGGTCCGCCCCGCGACATCGACCAGGTGCGTGACCGGTTTTTTCGCGAGCGAGTCGAAGACCCCCGAGGCATCCTTGCGGACCTGGACCTGGACGGCCCTGCGCTGCATGGCCTCCAATTGGTCGGCCAACAGGGCTTTCCACTGCGGACGGGTGGAGACATCCGTGGCGATTCCCTTGCGGATGGTATCCAATCGATGGTCCAGATCGAGTGGCAGCACATGGTCGGGCGCGTGCAACGCCACAAGAATCCAATCCTCCAGAAGCGACAGGCGTTCATCCGGCGTCTGGGCGGACCCCAAAAACCCCTGGTACATGGCTTCCAACCTGCTCGAATCGATCGATCCCGACAATTTCTGTTTGGACCACTGTTCGCCGCGGATCTCCACCGCGTCGAACCAGGGTGGCGGAACCTGTGCCAGTCCCATGCCCACGTCCATGACCCAGCGCTCCAGCTGCAGCTGCGCCTGGTTGCGGACCTCGCGTCCGGCTCCGGAAAGATTCCCGGCGACCTGGTAGGCCAGTCGCTGGCGGGACTCGACCACCTGCCGGCGCAACAGGCTCTGTTCCACCCCGATGGCCCGCCAAGCGAGCCATCCCAGCACGAGGCCGGGGACGACGATGGGGATCCACACCCACCGAAGCCACGCGTCGCCGCGCGACCTATTCGGGCCGGAGGAGGCCACGTCGGGCTCCTTGGATGAAAATTGCCAGAGCGTTCGCCGTCGACGAGCCAACCTCGATCAGGCGCCTGACCGCATCGTCCACCAACAACCCCCTGCGGAACACCGTCCGCAGGCAATCCTCCACCTCGGCGCGATCCGGAGCACCCGGCGTGCGCGCAAGAGCGACCCGATTGCACCCCGCCCAACGAGGAGGTTCGCCCAAAGCCCTGGACCAGGGCGCAAGGTCGCGATCCAGCCGCAGACACCCCGCGACGAACGCCAGATCGCCCACCTTCACGAACTGATGGACATGCGCTCCTCCTCCGAGGAAGGAGTCCAAACCGATTTCCACATGGCCACCCAGCTGGACTCCGTTGGCCAGCACGCTGCGCGCGCCCACGCGGCAATCGTGGGCGACATGGGCGTAGGCGAGCACCATCGCACCCTCCTCGACCTTCGTCCATCCGTCCGCAGTGGAGGAAGCATGGATGGTCGCGTATTCTCCCACCCGCACTCCCTCGCCCAATTTGCAGCCACCACCTTCGAGCAATCCTCGAACCTGGGCAAGCCCCCCCACCGATGCGCCCTGGCCGATCCTGGACCCTGCCCCGACCACCGTTTTCTGGCAGATCCTGGAAAACGGCTCCAGAACGCAGCCGTCCCCGACGACGCAGTCCTGTTCGACCACGCAAAACGCTCCGACGAGGCAGCCGACGCCGAGCTTCGCCGAGGGGTGCACCACGGCGTGCGGGTCGATCGATGCGAGGCCTTCGCTCACACCATCGTCGCCATCAGCTCGGCCTCGCAAGCGACCTGGCCGTCGACCAGGATCCGCGATTGGACGGTGGCCATGTTGCGCCTGAAACTCACGAGATCCACTTCCAACCGCAGCGAATCACCCGGCCGGACCGCACGACGGAACCGTGCCTTGTCGATCCCCAGAAAGGCTGGACGTTTTCCGTCCACTTCGAAGGACAACATGACGAGGATGGTCGCCACTTGGGCGAGCGCCTCGATCTGGATCACGCCGGGCATCACCGGGTCGGCCGGAAAGTGACCGACAAAATGCGGTTCGCCGAAGCTCGCGAGCTTCAATCCGACCGCGCGTTTGCCTTCCTCGAATTCCATCATTCGGTCGACGAAAAGGAAGGGATGGCGGTGCGGCAGCACGGCAAGGATTCCGGCATGGTCGAGGACGCATCCTGGAGTGTTGGGCTTGGGAAGGTCGGCAAGGCGTGGCATCGAACGATCCTGGAAACAAGTGGATCCGACGGTACACCCGTCGGATCCTGCAAGATAGCCGTTTGTGCGATCGATCAGCCCAGAGGCAGCGATGGAACCGGGACCGCTCTCATTGTTTGCGCTTGTATCCGACCTTGAACAGCTTGTTCTGGATCATGACCCGCACATCCTGGCCGTTGACCGACTGCTGGCTGTAGGAAACCAACCGCAGCATGTAGACGCCGGAAGCCAGGCGTCCCTTCTCGCCTCCCATGCCGTTGAGGGACAGCAAGATGGTGTATTTCCCGTTGCCCTGCACCATGCCAGCGGCGTCAAGACTGTCCCGATCGATCTTCAACTCGAGCTTTCCGACGAACACGCCCAGGTTGTCGTAGGCGAGAACCTGTCCATCGAAGGATGTGTTCAGTTCCACCCGCACGCCGAACAAACCGGCGCCCACATCTGCCATGGTCAGGGTCTGGAGACCGGAATTGCCTGTCGAGGAGAGCGGTCTCGCCTGTCCCGTGAGGGAGGTCGGAAGCACCCACACCGTGAGAGGTGGCAACGCGTCGGTGATCTTGCTGTCCAGCGTATCCTCGAAGACAGGCCGGGGAAAGATCGATGCCTTGTAACGGATCGGATAGGGGCCGGTCAACACCGGCACGCGCAACGACAGGTCACCCACCAGGTTGCCGTCGGCATCCGAGAGACCTTTCGACAACCTCCCGCTGTCGCCGAATGCCGGCAGCCCGAAGGTGGTGACGCCATCGGTGCAACTGTCGCAGATCACCAGCAAGCGTTCGCCGGAGCCGATGATGAACGCCCCAAGATCCCGCGGGAGGAACGCCTTCTGTTCGCCACGGCGCAGAATGTCCAGAAGGAAGGACGGCAGCGCAGGCCCTTTCAAAGGCTCCGAAAGGACCAACGCGATGGTGTCCGCAGCGCCCTCCACCTGCCCGTAGGAGACAAAAATCGACTTCAACACCGGCGCCATGCCATCCAGGAGGATGAACGGCAGAGGAGCGACACGCGTCCCCTCGATCACGCTGATGGACGCGCCGGTTCCCTGTCCGGAGGTGATTCCCGCCGGGAATCCGGCGACCGGGAGGATGACTTCCGTCAATCCGACCAACCGCTTTGCGTAAGCGACGCTATCCATTTCGATGGAAGCTCCCGCCCACTGGAAGCTGAACATCGGCGATCCGAGCAACGGTCTCTTCCAGACCAGGCGGACCGCGTCGGCGTTGCCATCGCCATTTCGATCCAACACCCAGGCCGAATCCGGTGCTCGATCCCCACCCACCACGGGGACATAGGGAGCCGCTCCCGAGGAGGCTGGCAGTTGGCTGCTGGAGACTGCCCTCAGGGCGGACCCGACAACGGCCATCCGGATCAGGTCGCCCGGTTGGACCAATCCTGCAGGCACATCGAAGGTCCCCTGGTTGGCTCCGACAAGATCCGACGGAATCGAAGAGGAGATCACGGATAGAGGTTCGTCGCCGGCAGGTGTCTTTCGAACCAGGACCACGGTCGAGCCAGCCTGGATATCCGCCTTGACGTGCTCCGAAAAACGGACCGTGAGCCTGTCGGTTGCCGCCGTGGCGTATTCCAATTTCGCCGTGCCGATCGCGATGGGCGGAACGGAGTCGCGCAGGTCGTAATCTTCCTTGCGCATGGCACCCTGCAACAGGGTCAGCCGGCCCATGCCGTTTCTTGCCGTTCCCACGGTCAAGCCGAGGGCCACATCCACCGGCACCTGGTAGGTGGCCGTTCCCACGGAAACCGCGCTGGTCCAGGGGACCGTGATGTCGGTGGTCTGGAGCCAACTTCCCACGACGATCTTGTCGGGTGCTTCGGCGGGTTTGCGGAATTCGCGACGGAACACGATGGTGACCACATCGGCCTTTCCGTCACCGTCGCGATCGGACATCCAGGTATCCAAGATGGGGACGGCGATCGGCTGGAGGGCGACCTGGGCGGTGTCGCTTCCGCAATCGCCGTAGCGCCCCTGGTTGCCGGAAGCGTCGATCAATCCGGAAGCGGTGGAGATCGCGATCCGGACACCTTCCGCGATCGTGCCGGCAGTATTGCCCTGCACAACGAAAACCAGTTCGCTGGTGCCGTTGCCAGCGTGGACCTGGGCGGGAAGCGCCACCGCGGGAGTCGTCTCCACCCCGCCCAGGAAGGATCGGAATGGCAGGGTGGCACCTGCGTAGGTGACCGGCTCGCTGAACCGGACCTTGAGCGTATCGATTCCAGGCAGGGTGTTTTCCACGATGGTCGCCAGCACCGGGCGAGGCCCGATTCCGTCGGCCACGGCGACATAGTTCCCATCGCCCAACACCACCTGGGTGTCCGCCGCGGGGGGGCGACGCAACGAGGCGACGACGCGTACTTCGGCCCTGGGCACCCAGGCTGGCAGAGTCGGAAGGCTCGCACCGAGGGAAATCCCCAGCGCGGTGTTGCCCGCCAGGGGATGGATCCGGGTGGAATCCAAGGAAATCGTGTCGGTGCCCAAGCGGAAGACCACCCGGCTGAGACGGACCTTGGAGGTATCCAGGACCGCCACGCGCACCGCGCCGCCCAGAGGCTTGAAGGCGATCACCGCGGAATCCG
This DNA window, taken from Fibrobacterota bacterium, encodes the following:
- a CDS encoding Trm112 family protein, which gives rise to MIDQRLLEILCCPETRQPLRLADAPELDRANKAIGRREVAEVSGKMAVEPIEALLVRQDGKIGYAVRKGIPDLLKEDGLQLESLAFPGFAAPRGAKS
- a CDS encoding acetyl-CoA carboxylase carboxyltransferase subunit alpha produces the protein MGKGGGLDFEQPVLALDQKIAEMRALAMENGLDLESEISRLDKKREQLLAKSQQKMTAWNRVEIARRQGRPYALDHIQASFTDFVELHGDRAYADDPAIVAGFARLDGIPVCIVAHQKGKDTRENIHRNFGMPHPEGYRKALRVMKLAERFGRPVICLVDTPGAFPGIGAEERGQAQAIAENILEMSLLKVPVIVAVLGEGASGGALGIGVGDRLLMFENSWYCVISPEGCAAILWGDRLKAKEVADHMKLTGRDLLELGLIDRVVDEPAGGAHWRPEAACASLKVALLEELGALRSVSIDELVHSRMERYARVGVFLEGARRGQ
- a CDS encoding glycosyltransferase, which codes for MIRTGDVDVSVVVVSYNVRDRLRESLESLRSLDNGSPRIEVIVVDNASADDTVEVLSPEFPEVQFLAMDRNLGFSIGCNRGAALARAEWILFLNPDTVVLPETLREMKAFVDRNPELGIAGCRIVDGDGKLQLACRRSIPTPKITFQRLSGLSILFPRSHTLGRYNLTYLDPAGTYPVEAVSGSFLWIRTEVFREVQGFDEIFFLYGEDLDLCLRVARAGWEIWYHGSVHIVHHKGQSAATRPLGARINFYQAMVVFARKNFGVGVVLGGGLTLVAWLLAAMGHFGQSMRRWRRVGMDFVSINLSFFAISSVWLWMRESGTYLGEGRSDWVWHPVITFWFLGAMLLVGDYSGGPVSRRNFLTGLAAAVGGFLVTGFLARSIVFSRGSFIIGAGLACAAILGRHLLHARRARTQVHRALVVGVGPLSQDLARRFQSSSRIRLLGFLALQDEPLPESGEVMPLASMPNPMPALKALEARTLVIPTDERISRTLAELRQLKQVKLFLALPTPRDGEPVLVDITLDNNFPTERSQ
- a CDS encoding polyprenol monophosphomannose synthase, coding for MSARKTLIVVPTYNEKDNITELLDTLMGFSECVHVLVVDDGSPDGTGDIVEARTRETSRIHLMRRAGKMGLGSAYVAGFRWALARDYERVFEMDADFSHDPKYVPEMLEMSEKADLVIGSRYLTGVNVVNWPMSRLLLSWFANKYAKFVSGLPIADCTAGFKCFRREALESVDFDSIAAGGYGFQIEMNYKVWKKGFKLAEVPIVFVDRRAGVSKMSGKIIREALLLVVRLRLGRNR
- a CDS encoding CDP-alcohol phosphatidyltransferase family protein, translated to MSRIRYAIPNFFTSLNFLMGTFSLVLSPLGTQKMSFLWGEKTALEWAGWLIVYSVLLDKLDGFFAKRLKASSAFGAEFDSLADLVAFGLAPAMLFFHGLRAIAPQWAEQNVPIQILALSFYVLCAAWRLARYNVAQTGLKDYFVGMPSTLSGGFAALTFLIAYEWTGGVFSGTLASALVATQIVQAGLMISGFYISKLVSRKSKAFNLLQIVCVVIGYILGLMMKFPEFLFSLIAIYSAVGFTYGIIRRSRIKAELVSNPEG
- a CDS encoding response regulator transcription factor, whose product is MPEARILVVEDDASIRSGLRVTLELEGFSVEEACDGLEAMRILPVFLPDIVLLDLMLPGKSGFDICRELRSQRAELPILMLTARSDEASKVAGLTLGADDYVTKPFSLAELIARIRNLLRRKAMRAPAVVEVVEWQGRIRIDFKQFRCWADGQPVDLSTREFEILRDFAGHPGEVVRREDLLERVWGYSPDNLPSTRTVDNFLMRLRQKLELDQTNPQLLTSVRGAGYRLEIGPSA
- a CDS encoding HAMP domain-containing histidine kinase is translated as MASSGPNRSRGDAWLRWVWIPIVVPGLVLGWLAWRAIGVEQSLLRRQVVESRQRLAYQVAGNLSGAGREVRNQAQLQLERWVMDVGMGLAQVPPPWFDAVEIRGEQWSKQKLSGSIDSSRLEAMYQGFLGSAQTPDERLSLLEDWILVALHAPDHVLPLDLDHRLDTIRKGIATDVSTRPQWKALLADQLEAMQRRAVQVQVRKDASGVFDSLAKKPVTHLVDVAGRTWLVLAPPDLPRGVVAVGRFSERALQERLLNVELVPASKSSGPERELFLGMKNASGQILGLEGEPPASAPDELVAVPGGFPSWSVAVWSLRQHESATRFRTIFVSALLGLSLIVLVGATAAASRSIRVQRDLLTMKTDFIGNISHELKTPLTSIALYAELLAGGRGAERSGEFGATILREARRLQGLIEGLLSFARDEADHSAKLREPLRLDVLAREAGASFDAVSHRRNIEWRIETEPVTVVGDKSLLRPVIDNLVDNAFKYGKPGGKVHLEVRRKDQWAILRVIDDGPGIPEEDHPRVFERFFRGGGELTRTVSGTGLGLAIVKRNVEFHGGEVILESREGNGTIFEIRLVAVEETDA
- the fabZ gene encoding 3-hydroxyacyl-ACP dehydratase FabZ, translating into MPRLADLPKPNTPGCVLDHAGILAVLPHRHPFLFVDRMMEFEEGKRAVGLKLASFGEPHFVGHFPADPVMPGVIQIEALAQVATILVMLSFEVDGKRPAFLGIDKARFRRAVRPGDSLRLEVDLVSFRRNMATVQSRILVDGQVACEAELMATMV